A portion of the Carya illinoinensis cultivar Pawnee chromosome 11, C.illinoinensisPawnee_v1, whole genome shotgun sequence genome contains these proteins:
- the LOC122282729 gene encoding bax inhibitor 1-like isoform X2, whose protein sequence is MDAFSSFFGSQSSTRNRWGYDSLKSFGQISPIVQAHLKQVYLSLCCALIASAAGVYLHLLWNIGGLLTTFACMGSMIWLLSTPHHQEQKRVALLMVAALFEGASVGPLIDLAIEIDPSILVSAFVGTAVAFGCFSLAAMLARRREYLYLGGLLSSGLSILLWLHFASAIFGGSAAIFKFELYFGLLVFVGFIVVDTQDIIEKAHRGDLDYVNHALLLFTDFVAVFVRILTIMLKNSVDKSEKKKKRRD, encoded by the exons TCATCCTTCTTCGGTTCTCAGTCGTCTACACGAAACCGCTGGGGCTACGATTCTCTCAAGAGTTTTGGCCAGATCTCCCCGATCGTCCAGGCTCACCTCAAACAG GTCTACCTGTCTTTATGCTGTGCTTTGATTGCTTCGGCTGCGGGGGTGTACCTGCATCTTCTCTGGAACATTGGGGGCCTTCTTACCACGTTTGCATGCATGGGAAGCATGATCTGGCTACTCTCGACCCCTCATCATCAAGAG CAAAAAAGGGTAGCTCTGTTGATGGTGGCTGCTCTCTTTGAGGGGGCTTCAGTCGGTCCTCTAATTGATTTAGCGATTGAGATTGACCCAAG TATTTTGGTTAGCGCCTTTGTGGGGACGGCGGTGGCCTTTGGCTGTTTCTCCCTAGCAGCCATGTTGGCACGGCGTAGGGAGTACCTATACCTTGGTGGCTTGCTTTCTTCTGGCCTCAGCATTCTGTTGTGGCTGCACTTTGCTTCTGCAATCTTTGGAGGTTCTGCAGCCATCTTCAAGTTTGAG CTGTATTTTGGGCTTCTGGTGTTTGTAGGCTTCATAGTTGTCGACACTCAGGATATAATTGAGAAAGCACATCGTGGTGACTTAGACTATGTGAATCATGCACTACTACTTTTCACTGATTTTGTTGCCGTCTTTGTCCGAATTCTCACCATTATG cTGAAGAATTCCGTTGACAAGagtgagaagaagaagaaaaggagggATTGA
- the LOC122282729 gene encoding bax inhibitor 1-like isoform X1, which yields MDAFSSFFGSQSSTRNRWGYDSLKSFGQISPIVQAHLKQVYLSLCCALIASAAGVYLHLLWNIGGLLTTFACMGSMIWLLSTPHHQEQQKRVALLMVAALFEGASVGPLIDLAIEIDPSILVSAFVGTAVAFGCFSLAAMLARRREYLYLGGLLSSGLSILLWLHFASAIFGGSAAIFKFELYFGLLVFVGFIVVDTQDIIEKAHRGDLDYVNHALLLFTDFVAVFVRILTIMLKNSVDKSEKKKKRRD from the exons TCATCCTTCTTCGGTTCTCAGTCGTCTACACGAAACCGCTGGGGCTACGATTCTCTCAAGAGTTTTGGCCAGATCTCCCCGATCGTCCAGGCTCACCTCAAACAG GTCTACCTGTCTTTATGCTGTGCTTTGATTGCTTCGGCTGCGGGGGTGTACCTGCATCTTCTCTGGAACATTGGGGGCCTTCTTACCACGTTTGCATGCATGGGAAGCATGATCTGGCTACTCTCGACCCCTCATCATCAAGAG CAGCAAAAAAGGGTAGCTCTGTTGATGGTGGCTGCTCTCTTTGAGGGGGCTTCAGTCGGTCCTCTAATTGATTTAGCGATTGAGATTGACCCAAG TATTTTGGTTAGCGCCTTTGTGGGGACGGCGGTGGCCTTTGGCTGTTTCTCCCTAGCAGCCATGTTGGCACGGCGTAGGGAGTACCTATACCTTGGTGGCTTGCTTTCTTCTGGCCTCAGCATTCTGTTGTGGCTGCACTTTGCTTCTGCAATCTTTGGAGGTTCTGCAGCCATCTTCAAGTTTGAG CTGTATTTTGGGCTTCTGGTGTTTGTAGGCTTCATAGTTGTCGACACTCAGGATATAATTGAGAAAGCACATCGTGGTGACTTAGACTATGTGAATCATGCACTACTACTTTTCACTGATTTTGTTGCCGTCTTTGTCCGAATTCTCACCATTATG cTGAAGAATTCCGTTGACAAGagtgagaagaagaagaaaaggagggATTGA